The Vigna unguiculata cultivar IT97K-499-35 chromosome 11, ASM411807v1, whole genome shotgun sequence genomic sequence ATCAGCTAATGCATTGACCTCGCATAAAGGAAAGCAATTCTCCACTTATTAACTAATCAGCTTTGTGTTGAACACTTCTTGACCTAAGCAGTATGAAAAAAGAGACACATGGTCTTAACCAAAATATCTTCCCTGATTTCGAAACCCTCACCGGTCTATATTCTCgtattatattataacaatGAATTCTGACTCCATTCAACAATATATTTTCCATGTACAGGACTACTGAGCTGTTAACACTCAGCAGCCTACAATTTTTGTAATACAAGTTTTTATGCTCCCTAGTTTCTCGGGAGGGGGATCTTGATGGAAAGAAATTTAACAACGAAACAAAGATATTATGCTGGAACAAATTACGTATATTTAATCAATTGCCAACCCAAAAATGGTATAATCTCTTGAGATATACAAAACTCACTATAACTACAAACAACCGTATGCGGCGGTCCTTTATACAGCACGCTTCCGCTTCGAACGCTTGCTTCTTCTTTCCCTAGAATTAATTTGAACCTCTTCACCAACTTTGGAAGCATAGGCTCCTTCTTCAACTTCCTGTTCCTGTAACAATGTAACTTAGTATTGGGAATTTTATCTAAGAATGAACATTCTAAAATATCCTCAAagcaataaaatataaataagtcaTGGTAATTttcttctgaaaaaaaaaaaggtcagCTGTATAATCTCCAGCTCCCGAAACAATTTGGGACGGAAATCAGAGAGGGGATTGGTCAGGTAATTTTAAGAGAGCATGGGAGGAATTAAAAAGAGAGCAGTGCTTTATATCGTTCGCCTGTACTTTCCTGCAGCTTTGTTAAAGGTAAAACAAGACTTCAACACACCTCCTTTTCAATCTGAGCCATAGGAATTATATTTTAAGGTCGAACTTTTCTTTTTAACGGCAGACATATCTTTCCACGGTAATGATTTTCAGCCGTTAAGATATTAGATTTGAGTTCATTTAGTATTTAATCTCCACCCACATTGTAACGTACAGCAAGGCTTTAGATATATGGAACAAGGGATATGGTGCTGGATTAGTGAGGAGAGCTGAAGATCCTGGGAAGCTCTTCGACAACGGGCTAAGAACCATATATGCAGTCTAAACACCATGTTAAACTCATAAACTCAAGCCATAAGGTATATATGAGTCTTTGTAcgtgaatattattattattattattcaactTTCGCAGTCTCAACCCACACTTGAGACTCACCACCAGTATGTAGTGCTAAGAAGTTTATGGTTTATCTTCTGAAAACAGAACTACAACTAAAAAGGTGAAATTAGAAAATCCTATAAATGCTACCAGAGATGATGGCCTAGAGGACTGTTAACAGCCCTTATACCCACTCTCAACCTTTCCATCATTCACTTAAATCTTTCTTCACCCGTTTACATTCTCGTCTTCTCTTACCCCCCTCTCCCCACTCATCCTTAAGTCTTCATGGGTACATTCCACCCCATTCACACCCAAACCGTCCAACTTGTTACTCCATCTTTCTCTCCCCCAACTGCATCTCCATCTGACCCTTCCTCGTTTCAAATTATTCCAACAATCTTAGCTACACTCTTCCAGCTAGAAAGTTGGGTAGAAGGCCCATGAAATGACTAACTTTACTTTCCATAATTAACATCACTGTGACTTTATATATACAACAGAATCAGTACGTGAAAAGACTAAACAGTGATCATGTGCAACACAAAAATTGAAACAggtaaagaaaatttcaaacttCAATCTATGGCTGGACAGTTATTTTTTCACACACGCAGGAAAATTAACAAGATGTTTCATCTTAGAAAAGATTGGAAATTAGGATAGTTAGACATTGTTCTTTGTATAAATTGAACTTATAAAGATTCTTGTGCAATATCAAATCATGATAATAAACTCCACAAGTCAAATACCTTGCTGTCACTATCTATGTCTGAGCCATCATCAGAAGCAGAAACAGATGCCAGAGGCTGAATATCTTCCACTGGCAGTGCCTTGcttaactttttcttcttttcctcttcttttaACTGCTTAAACCTGTAGATCACCAATTTATTATCCAACAGCAGTTGAAACTCTGCATCATGTACCAGAAAACACTAACCTTTCACCGCCTTTTGCCGGCTGCAAATCTGATCTTTTAGCTCGTCCTGCAGTAATAATGCCACTGGCATTTTCATTCACAACAGGCTTTGCACCCCCCAATTTGCGCAACCATACTTGTTGAGCTGTGCTCAGAACATTGTTTATAAACCTAGCAAAAGAAACACAACACCAATCAGCAAAGAAATTTTGTTTACTCCCGTTAGCACACAAGCGAAGGTGTCCAGACCATCTCCCAAATCTAAAATTGTAATCATGAGAAAGCATTCACTTCAAGAAAATGCTATCGTTTCCACCAAAAGAATTTAAACTCTTATGCCTTTGTTCTCTGTATTTTTTTTGCTGCATGCATATCAAGGAAATTGTTTCTGAAATAAAGAAATGTAGTAAAAACACAATTACTAAAGTTTTCTTACCAAATTGGACATACCTAGATAGTGTACAAGATATAATAAAGCAAAGAATGTTTGAAGTTATGGCTAAATCACGAAAAATACGAATATGTACACTGTAAAGATGGTATCAATATAGTTTTTGAAACAACTAACCAGTAAATTGTTAATCCTGATGGGACAGATAGTGAGAAGTAGCCGATCATGAGTGGAAGAAACTTTAAAACAAGAAGTTGATTCTTTTGAGAAGGATCTGTCTGTCAAAAGAAATCTTTTAGGTTgtgatcataaaaaaaatgaaatggaagAGAAGTGATGTGTTTACCTCAGGTGGTTTCATGATTTCCATTGAAACAAATTGAGAAACAACAAGAAGAACGGGTAAAATAAGATATGCTGCAGTATCTTGCCAACCCAAAGGTGGATGCCCATCCTAAATAACAGATGTTTGTTATGATACtgtataaagataaaaagaaagtaCAAAATCAATTTACAAAGTTTGCTATTTATTTCCTCTTGATACAGGACTTCAACAAGTGAACAATCCATCCTATAACTTCATCGTTCCAACAATGAGAAAACAATCTTCTGGCTAAAATATCATAATGCCAAACTCAtaggaattgaaaaaaaaagaccaaCCACAACTTTTTATTTCACCTACAAAGAAAAAGATGTCTTACCACAAATGGAAAAAGCCAAGAAATTCCAGCTCCACTTTGCCTAGCAGCAATGGTAGTAGGACCAGCCAAAGAGGGTATCCAAAAGAAACCCTCAGTTAATAGTCCCTTCAAATTAAAGGTTTTTCAATAATTAGCAAAATAAACATTTTCTGTGAGTAATTTGTCCGTCAAAATTTCTGCTCAAATAATAAAAGCTAATAATGAGTAATTACCTCATTTGCCACATTTGACAATGCTTGGTAGAGACCAATCCAGACTGGAATTGTGGCCAAAGTAGGTAAACAACCTATAGAAATTGATGCCATTGCAGTAGAAGTTGAGTCTATACGTCAGTAGCTGAATAGAATATGTACAAAATCCAAACTAAGATAATATGGCTATTTACTGATTATTAAAAGAAAGGTCGGCAGCAATATGTATGagcaaaatcaaatcaaatcattaCTGTTGGTATAAGAACTCCTACTTCAAAACCATATATTTTTGGTCATCATATACAAACACAGTCGTTTTATTATGAACATAGAACTAATATTTACCAGCTTCATGAGTCAAGGTACTATTATTCAGAAACACAGTGTTGAAGAAGATGCACCGAAATTAAGAGCAAAAGTACCTGCCAATGGATTAACCCCAGCCTGCCGATATAGCCTTGATGTCTCAAGTTGTATTCTTTCCTTAAAAAGAGGCCAACAAAATGAATAGTTTAGAAAGAACaatgttataagaaaaaattgaaatcaatatTTACTTAAGATCGAAATGGATGCTTAATAGCCTACAACACCCCTCACCTGATTGCCAGCATATCTTTCTTGAATAGCCTTAATTTTTGGTTGAAGATTTTGCATAGCCAATGTAGATTCGACCTGTATAGATTAATTAAAATCCTCAGTTCTTGTAATCAAGCAAAAACATATTCTTAGTAAGTAGGTTTATACCTAATTCAACCTTACATAACTGGTTCGTAAAATGAGGATTGCACcttgtttatatattataatctaGATTGATTTCTAGTTGACATAATATCTGCAACACCTTTGTTAATTGAGAGATCAAATTCATATATAGTTTGCAATCTTGTTAGAAATGTTTTCATAGAGTATGTCAGgatttgaagaataaaatattccGTTCACTCCAATGTTATGGGAAAAAACTGTTTCAAACAAAGTGATTTACATAATTTAAAGGTTGCagcaaatttgaaaatttatcgTGCTTCCTTTGGCCCTAGAAATTGCTTAATTTGTACCAACCTGTTGCTTTGTCAAGGGAAGTGTTGCAGCCTTAACTATAACAGTGAGTAATATGATAGCAAATCCATATGCATAAGGCACATGCACAGCAGAAAGACCATCCTTCAACACCTGAAAGCCAAAACAAATATAAGCAATACCAATATAAGCAAACAGCACTATTTACTATTCCAAGCATAGCTTCCCatgaaacaaataatatattacaccatgaaattttttatcaatcGAATTCAGAGCTGAAAAGCGAGCACTGAACACATGCCCTGCAAAATACCATCTCAGGAACAGAAGTTGCCACGAATTTAACAATATTGGCATCATTATCTATTCTCTAGGTTCTATTCGAATAAGTTCTCTACAAATTTACAgggaaagaatataaaaatgtaaaatgaatAGAGGTCCTCCTATTAACTAAGTCAAGTTTTACACTTATCTTATATTGAAGTTCTCTTATCTGATTTCTCTAAAAGCTGAAGTTTACCCAAACAAGAGTCTAGTAAACCTCAGCCTTGGTTAAATAAAATTCTCAATGAACATTTACATGAGAAGAACACAGTAGACTGAATTAAACCTCTCCCATAAGTTAATTAGCTTATGCATGGATTAATTTAAAGAAGCTCATTTCTC encodes the following:
- the LOC114169702 gene encoding inner membrane protein PPF-1, chloroplastic isoform X2, which encodes MANTLISSPSFLGTPLPSLPRHHRTTTRLVATKVHVSLHQIPPIHSISHSIDFVGIATRAEGLLYTLADAAVAADPAAPATDAVVQKNGGWFGFISEAMEAILKVLKDGLSAVHVPYAYGFAIILLTVIVKAATLPLTKQQVESTLAMQNLQPKIKAIQERYAGNQERIQLETSRLYRQAGVNPLAGCLPTLATIPVWIGLYQALSNVANEGLLTEGFFWIPSLAGPTTIAARQSGAGISWLFPFVDGHPPLGWQDTAAYLILPVLLVVSQFVSMEIMKPPETDPSQKNQLLVLKFLPLMIGYFSLSVPSGLTIYWFINNVLSTAQQVWLRKLGGAKPVVNENASGIITAGRAKRSDLQPAKGGERFKQLKEEEKKKKLSKALPVEDIQPLASVSASDDGSDIDSDSKEVEEGAYASKVGEEVQINSRERRSKRSKRKRAV
- the LOC114169702 gene encoding inner membrane protein PPF-1, chloroplastic isoform X1; its protein translation is MANTLISSPSFLGTPLPSLPRHHRTTTRLVATKVHVSLHQIPPIHSISHSIDFVGIATRAEGLLYTLADAAVAADPAAPATDAVVQKNGGWFGFISEAMEAILKVLKDGLSAVHVPYAYGFAIILLTVIVKAATLPLTKQQVESTLAMQNLQPKIKAIQERYAGNQERIQLETSRLYRQAGVNPLAGCLPTLATIPVWIGLYQALSNVANEGLLTEGFFWIPSLAGPTTIAARQSGAGISWLFPFVDGHPPLGWQDTAAYLILPVLLVVSQFVSMEIMKPPETDPSQKNQLLVLKFLPLMIGYFSLSVPSGLTIYWFINNVLSTAQQVWLRKLGGAKPVVNENASGIITAGRAKRSDLQPAKGGERFKQLKEEEKKKKLSKALPVEDIQPLASVSASDDGSDIDSDSKEQEVEEGAYASKVGEEVQINSRERRSKRSKRKRAV